Part of the Vibrio celticus genome, TCGACCACAACTGATTTTGTCACTATTGCCATAGAATCTGTCATTTTTGACGTGCGATAAAAACTAAAGAGTATTCATAATATCCCTACACCGCAACACACCAAATACAAAGGTATAGACTATGAAGAACACTGCATTACTACTTATCGACTTTCAAAATGACTATTTCCCTTCATACGAAGGTGCAAAGTGGGCACTGTCTGAAACAGAAAAGGCAGCTGAAAAAGGTGCTCAGTTATTACAGGCTTTCAGAGAGAAGCAACTACCAATCGTTCATGTACGCCATGAATTTCCGACCAACGAAGCACCCTTCTTCTTGCCAGATTCAGACGGTGCTCAAATCCACAACAGCGTGACTCCGCTAGAAGGTGAAACTGTTATCGTAAAGCATCAAATCAATAGCTTTAGAGATACGGAACTGAACAAGGTACTAAAAGATCAAGGTATTGAGAAACTGATCATCGTTGGCGCAATGAGCCACATGTGTATTGATGCGGTGACTCGTGCAGCAACCGATTTAGGCTACGAATGTCACGTAGCGCATGATGCTTGCACAACCTTAGACATGGAATTCAACGGTATTAAGATTCCCGCTGCGTATGTCCATGCAGCATTCATGGCCGCATTGAGCTTTGGTTACAGCAATGTCGCGACAGCCAGCGAACTTGAAAGCCAACTTTAATAAAGCTCAAAACCGTCCACATGGGCGGTTTTGTCTATATTCAAATCAGAATTAGCTTCCAAACAATTCGTTCAGGCGTAAAAAAGGCCCCTGTCGGAGCCTTCTTATTAGAGCCAGTGATCACTCAGTTTGGACAATTACTACTAAGCTTGAGCCACTTGACGTGCTGGGTGTTTAATAAACACAGCGACCACAGCCACGATTGCAAGCGCGAAACAGTAGTAAGAGTTAGACACGATCTCTAGAGGCGATAGGTTAAACACAGAGCCCAATAGCAATACCTGAGCACCATAAGGCAATACGCCTTGAATCACACACGAGAAAATATCCAATAAGCTTGCAGAGCGACGTGGCGATATATCGTTCTCTTCAGCTAATTGACGAGCAACACTACCAGACACAATGATTGCGACCGTGTTGTTTGCCGTACATAGGTTCACCATTGATACCAAGCCTGCAATGCCTAGCTCACTTGCGCGGCCATTCGCTTGCTTAGAGTGAGAAGAACCAAATGCACGAATCAAACCGCTCACTAAGTTAGTCAGAAACGCTAATCCACCTTGGCGACGCATCAACTCACTCAAACCACCAATCAGCATCGACAGTAAGAAGATCTCTTGCATGTTGCCAAAGCCTGCGTAGATGTCTTGAGCGTAATCCGTCAAGCCGTAGTTCTCAACAGAACCTAGGCTCACTCCACCCGCTAGCAAGATACCAATCGTCAACACAACGAATACATTCATGCCCGATACCGCAAGGATTAGGATAGTGATGTACGGTAGTACTTTCAGCCACTCGATTGGGCCTGTTTCAGGCACCTGAGTTGCCGTGCTGTTGAAAGCAAAGATAACAATCGCGATAAGTGCAGCAGGAAGTGCAATGCGGATGTTCTCTTTAAACTTGTCTCTCATCTCACAGCCTTGCGAACGTGTCGCGGCAATCGTGGTATCAGAGATGATAGAAAGGTTGTCACCAAACATAGCACCACTTAACACCACACCAGCAGTCAGAGGAATGCTCATGCCAGCTGAGTCAGCAATGCCTAGCGCAACAGGGGCAACCGCAGCGATAGTACCCATAGAGGTGCCCATTGCGGTCGCAATGAAAGCAGAAATAAGGAAGATGCCCGGTAGGATCATGCTCGTTGGGATAGCAGATAGACCAAGGTTTACCGTCGCGTCCACGCCACCAGAAGCTTTAGCCACAGCAGCAAAAGCACCCGCCAATAGGTAGATCATACACATTGCAATAATGTCTTTGTGACCCACGCCACCTAAGAACTGCTCGATCGCACGGTTCAATTTATCTTTGCTCAATAGCAACGCTAACATCACGGCAGGCAGAGCCGCAATCGGTGCTGGAAGCTGATAGAAAGCAAAATCGACGCCTTGTAGCGACAGGTATGTACCCACGCCAATAAACAGCGCAAGGAAAACGATCAGAGGGATAAGCGCCACTGCCGAAGGGGCAATTACCGCGTTAGAATTTTTTGAATTGGACATGGAACGACAACACAATAGAACAGGAAGGAGAGCAGACTAATGTCACACTTAGAACTTGTCAACGTCTAGACGTCTAAACGCCTAATTTAATGCAAAGTAATAAGAACCCTATTGAGCATCACGTAATAAAAAAGGCCTAGCAATCGCTAGACCTTTATCTGTTAGTTAGGCTATGAACCCAACCGCTAATATCACTTCTTTTAGACATGAAACCTGTCTAAATCAACTTAGTGAATTGGCGTATC contains:
- a CDS encoding cysteine hydrolase family protein, translated to MKNTALLLIDFQNDYFPSYEGAKWALSETEKAAEKGAQLLQAFREKQLPIVHVRHEFPTNEAPFFLPDSDGAQIHNSVTPLEGETVIVKHQINSFRDTELNKVLKDQGIEKLIIVGAMSHMCIDAVTRAATDLGYECHVAHDACTTLDMEFNGIKIPAAYVHAAFMAALSFGYSNVATASELESQL
- a CDS encoding Na+/H+ antiporter NhaC family protein, which produces MSNSKNSNAVIAPSAVALIPLIVFLALFIGVGTYLSLQGVDFAFYQLPAPIAALPAVMLALLLSKDKLNRAIEQFLGGVGHKDIIAMCMIYLLAGAFAAVAKASGGVDATVNLGLSAIPTSMILPGIFLISAFIATAMGTSMGTIAAVAPVALGIADSAGMSIPLTAGVVLSGAMFGDNLSIISDTTIAATRSQGCEMRDKFKENIRIALPAALIAIVIFAFNSTATQVPETGPIEWLKVLPYITILILAVSGMNVFVVLTIGILLAGGVSLGSVENYGLTDYAQDIYAGFGNMQEIFLLSMLIGGLSELMRRQGGLAFLTNLVSGLIRAFGSSHSKQANGRASELGIAGLVSMVNLCTANNTVAIIVSGSVARQLAEENDISPRRSASLLDIFSCVIQGVLPYGAQVLLLGSVFNLSPLEIVSNSYYCFALAIVAVVAVFIKHPARQVAQA